The DNA segment CGGCGTCCGCCTTCGGTGGCGACTGATCCGGTGCGGGCCTCCAGCCGACATAGGTCAGGTACACCCCGACCAGTGCGAACACGATGCTGAGGCTGACCCACAGGGCCGTCAAGCCAATCGTCGCGTCGGCAATCGACATGACCGCGTTCGGAAACGCCAGCAGCAGCAGTCCGCGCAGCGCGAAAAGCCAACCCATCAGCGACACGATGATCGCCGCCAGGCCTCGCCAGTACTGGTGCAGCGCGATCACCACCAGCCCGGCCAGCAGCACAAAGGCGCCCGTCACCCACGCCCACACGGAACTCGCCTCGAACTCCGAAAGCAGTGTTCGCATGGTCGACGCGCGGGCCACCGCCGTCACCGAGACGATGACCGAGAACGGGCCGAGCACGCGAGCGAACATCCGCGTCCTGGGCTGCAATTGTGTGGTGCTCATTGTCTTACCTCCCGACATTGGAGACGCTTTGCGTCCCCTACCGCAATCTGAGCACGTGATCACGGCCTCGCATCAGGGCCCGAAGTCCCGCGCCTTCGGGACATTCGTCAACCCGGCTCGCCCCGCCCCGGCACGTCGAACCGGAACCGGCGGCCGGTGACCATCTCGGGCAGCACCCGCACGTAGTGCGTTTTCGCCGGCGCCGTCCAGGGCAGCAGCTGGGCCCGCCCGGCCTCCGCGAGCTCCTCATCGGTGCGCAGTGAGCGCGCCACGCCCTTGACGATCACGCTCCAGCCCTCGCTGGCGCCATGGTCGTCCGCCTCGAACACCACGTGGTTGTTGATCGCGGTGCTGGTCAACTTGGTGCCCTCCGCGGTGCGGAACAGAATCGTGCGGCGCTGGACGGCGAAGTTGACCGGAAAGATCTCCGGCCTGTTGTCGACGCTGGTGACCAGCCGCCCGATCGGCACGCTTTTCAGCAGATCCCAGCATTCGTGCTCTGGCAGGATGGTGACCCCTTCGCCGGCCGCCGACATCGGCCCACCCCTTTCTTACGCGTGCTTCTCGACATAGCGAACCACATCGTCGAGCGTGCGCAGCGACGCGTAGTCGGACTCTGGGATGTCGACGTGCAGCCGCTTGTGGATGCCGAGCAAAAAGTTCAGCCAGTCCATCGAGTCCAGGTCGACCTGATCGCGCAGCAGCAGGTCGTCGCGAATCTCGTCGGCATCGACCTCGGGGGCAATGGTGGTCAGCACGGACAGCACCACGGTGCGAGTGTCTGTTGTCATGGCACGTCACTTCTCCAGCAGGTCGGGCTGCTGCAGCAGCTCGTTGATCGCGGCCAGGAATAGCGCGCCGCGGTGACCGTCGCTGGCCCGGTGGTCGGCGGCCAGGGTGCCCCGCACGGCGGTGACGACCCGAATTCCGCCGTCGATGACGCACACCCGCTGCGTCGGCTTGCCGAAACCGACCAGGGCCACCTGGGGCGGGTAGATCACGCCGAAGACGGTGTCGACGCCCTGGTCGCCAAGGTTGGTGACGGTGATGGTGGGGTCCGACATCTCCGAGCTCCGCAGGGAGCCGGCGCGTGCCCGGGCCACCAGGTCGGTGAGGTCGGCCATCAACTCGTCGAGCTTTTTGTCGGCGACGTCGTGGATGGCCGGCGCGACCAGGCCACCACCGCGCAGCGAGATGGCGACGCCGATATGAACCGCGGTGGCGGGCTGGAACCCGCCGTCGCGCCAGAATCCGTTGAACTCGCCGAATCGCCGTGCGGCACGGGCGACCGCCTTTAATTGCAGGACGGCCGGCAGCACGCGCTCGGTGATGGATCGCTGCGCATTGCGCGCGCTCAGCCAGGTCAGCGAGGTTTCCATCGGGATCTCGTCGGCCAGGTAGTAGTGCGGAATCTCGCGCTTGGACCGGCTCATCGCGACCGCGATGGACCTTCGCATTGCGGCGGCGCGGTCGGCCGCTGTCGTCTCGGTTGCCGGCTTCGTGGCGGCTTCCTTGGCGGCGTGCTCGACGTCGCCGAGGGTGACCGCGCCTTGCGGACCGGTGCCGCGCACGTTGTCGATGTCGACGTTCAGCGACCGGGCCAGGCGCCGCGCGGCGGGTGAGACCCAGCGGCGCCGGTGCGGCGTCGTCGGCGGTGTCGCGGCCACCCGCTCACCGGGTTCCAGCAGGGTGGCCAATACCGTTCCCACTTGCACTGTTTCTCCGGCCGCAACGACCAGTTCGTTGACCGTGCCCTCCTGCCAGCACTCGATTTCCACTGCGGCCTTAGTGGTTTCAACGATCGCCACCACTTGTCCGCGGCTGATCCGGTCGCCGGGTTTGACCAGCCATTCGGTGAGCGTGCCCTCGTCCATGTCCGAGCCCAGAGCGGGCATCGTGAACTCGATCATCACCGCTCTCCGAACAAATCGCGTACGGCGGCGACGATCGTGGCGGGCTGTGGCAGGGCCGCCTGTTCCAGGTGTTTCGCGTACGGAATGGGAACCTCTGCGCTGCACACCCGGGCAACCGGCGCATCCAGGTCGTAGAACGCGCCCTCCATGATTCGCGCGGAGATCTCCGCCGCCAAACTGCCAGTGCGCCAAGCCTCGTCGACCACGACCGCGCGGTGTGTCTTTCGCACCGATTCTGCGATGGTGTCGGCGTCGAGTGGTCGCAGCACCCGCAGATCGATGACTTCGCAGTCGATTCCGGTCAGTGCCAACTCGTTGGCGGCGTCCAGCGCCTTGGGCAGCGAGCCGCCGTAGGCAATCACGGTGACGTCCGCGCCGTCGCGGCGCACCGCCGCCCGGCCGATGTCGGTCGGCTGCAGCGCGTCGATATCGGACGAGGTGTTGTAGAGCTGGACATGCTCGAAGATGATCACCGGATCCGGGTCGGCGAGGGCGGGCGCGAGCATGCCGTAGGCGTCCTCGATGGTGGCCGGTGCCACCACCTTGATGCCCGGGATGTGGGCGTACCACGGCTCGAGGCTGTGCGAGTGCTGAGCGGCAAGTTGGCGCCCGGCCCCGGTTGCCATCCGCACCACGATCGGCACCGAGAACTGCCCGCCCGACATGTGCCGCAGCGCCGCGGCGGTGTTGACGATCTGATCCAGCGCTAACAGGCTGAAGTTCACCGTCATCACTTCGACGATCGGGCGTAACCCGCCCAGCGCCATGCCGATTCCGACACCGACGAAGCCCAGCTCGGACAGCGGGGTGTCCCGCACCCGGTCCGGGCCGAACTCGGCCAGCAGGCCCTTGGACGCGGCGTAGGTTCCGCCGTAGCGGCCGACGTCTTCGCCCATCAGCACCACCCGCGGGTCGGCGGCCAACGCATCGCGCAGCGCGTCGTGAACGGCGGTGCGGTAGGTCGTTTTCATTGCGCCAGCTCCGGTGTCAGCACGTCGCGTTCCAGATCCGTTACGTCTTCCCATGTTCCGGCCTCGGCGAACGCGACCGCGGCCTCGATCTCGGCGGCCGCCGAGTCCTCGATCGCACGCACGTCGTCGTCGGTGAGCGCGCCGTCGCGCAGGCACCGCTCGGTGAACAGCCGGATCGGGTCGCGCTGACGCCATTGCTCGACTTCCGCCTTGTCCCGGTACAGTTCCGGGTCGAACATGGAATGCGCCCGGAACCGGTAGGTGCGGAACTCGATGAAGAACGGGCCACCGGTGTCGCGGACGTGGTCGGCGCCTTGCCGCGCGGCGCTATGGCACGCCTGGACATCCATGCCGTCCACGGCCAGCGTCGGGACGCGATACGACGCCGCCTTGACGGTAAGGTCGGTCTGCGACTGCGCCCGCTGCAGCGCGGTGCCCATCGCATACAGGTTGTTCTCGCAGCAGAACAACACCGGCAGGTTCCACAGCGCGGCCATGTTCAAGGACTCGTGAAACGCCCCCTCGGCCACGGCCCCGTCACCGAAATAACACGCGGTCACCCGGTTTCGCGTCAGCATCGCGTCGGCGAGCGCGAGGCCCACCGCCAGCGGCAGGCCGCCGGCGACGATCGCGTGGCCCCCGTAGAAGCGCCGGGACGCGTCGAACAGGTGCATCGACCCGCCGCGGCCCCGCGAGCAGCCCTCCCGCTTGCCGAACATCTCGGCCATGATCGAGGTCATCGGGATGCCGCGCAGCAGCGCGTGGGCATGCTCACGGTAGGTGGCCACCACCGCGTCGTCGTCGGTCAGTGCGCGCAGCGATCCGGCGGCCACGGCCTCCTGGCCAACGTAGAGATGCAGGAACCCGCGAATCTTGGCCGCGCCGTAGAGTTCCGCGCACTTTTCCTCCATCCGGCGCACGCGGACCATGTCCGACAACAGTTCCCGCGCCAGCTCGATCACGGCGACACCCCCTGAGCTTGACGATCGGTCGGCCGCTCGACGGTGGACGTATCGCCCTGCGGCAGGCCGAGTTCTCGGGCCTTGAGCAGCCGCCGCAGGATCTTGCCGCTGCTGGTGTGCGGCAACGAATCGGCGAACTCGATCTCCTTGGGTGCCACGGCAGCTCCCAGCCGCCTGCGCGCGTGACCCAGCAGTTCCAGCCGCAGATCCTCGTCGCCGACATAGCCGTCTTTCAGTGTGACAAAGGCTTTGATGACCGCGCCGACGGTCGGATCGGGCTTGCCGATGACCGCCGCCTCGGCCACCGCCGGATGATCGGTGAGCGCGCTTTCCACCTCGAACGGGCCGATCAGGTGTCCGGCGGATTTGATCACGTCGTCCTTGCGCCCGACGAACCAGAAGTAGCCGTCGGCGTCCTTCTTGGCCAGATCCCCGGTGAGGTAGAGCCCGTCGCTGAAGCACTGCCGATAGCGGTCCTCGGCGTGCAGATAACCGCGGAACATCGACGGCCACCCGGGTTTGAGGGCGAGTTCGCCTTCGACGTCTGGTTCGTCGACGATCGAGGTGGTGCCGTCGTCGTTGTGGCGCACGATGGATGCGTCCACGCCGGGCAGCGGTCGGCCCATCGAGCCGGGCTTGACGTCGAAGGCCGGTGTGTTGGCGATCATGATGCCACCGGTCTCCGTCTGCCACCAGTTGTCGTGAATCGGCAAGCCCAGCACCCGCTTTCCCCACCACACCGCTTCGGGGTTAAGTGGTTCGCCCACACTGGCGATGAAACGCAGCCGCGGGAAACGAAACCGCGCCGGCAGCTCGGGGCCCGCCTTGATCAACATCCTGATGCCGGTAGGCGCCGTGTACCACACCGACACAGCCTGGTCCTGCAGGATCCGGTACCACCGCTCGGCGTCGAACTCGGCCTGGTCGACAATCGACGTGACCCCGTGCAGCAGTGGGCTGATAATGCCATAAGAGGTCCCGGTGACCCAGCCGGGATCCGCGGTGCACCAATAGATGTCGTCGGGATGAAGGTCGAGCGCATACAACCCGGTGACATAGTGCATGGTCACCGCGCCGTGCACGTGCAGGGCGCCTTTCGGGGTGCCGGTGGTGCCGCTGGTGAAGTGCAGCAGCGCCGGGTCCTCGGCGGTCGTGGACGCCACCGGCGCGGTCTCGTCGGCGGAGGCCATGCAGCGCCAGAAGTCGAGCGTCGCAGGCGGCGGGTCGCCGTGTGTGCCGTCGTCGGCGACCAGCACGTGCCGCACGGACGTCAACCGGCGGTGGATCTTGGCGATCTTGCGCCGGTAGATCGCGCCGGTGGTGACCAGCACGTCGGCTTGTCCGATGGCTACCCTGGTGGCGATGGGCTCCGGCCCGAACGCCGAGAACAACGGTGAGACGACGTTGCCGTTGCGGAGCGCGCCCAGCACGGTGATGTACAGCTCGGGCACGCGACCCATGACCGTGAACACGCGGTCGCCCTTGCCGATGCCGAGCGCGCGCAGCACCCCGGTGAAGCGCGTCACCAGCCGGCTCAGCTCCGCATAGCTGAGATCGCGGGTGGACATCGCGCCGTCCCAACCCGTGTCGCTGACAAACCGAAACGCCGTGCGGTTCGCGACCGGGCCGATCTGCCGGACGTGCCTGTCCAGGGCGGCATAGGCGATGTTGCATCCGCCGCCGGCCATGCCGTCGCACAGCGCCGGCACATCCGACCAGCGGAACCGTGCTCGCGTGCGCGCGTAGTCGGTGAGGTTGGGCTGCACACGGTGGTCGTGGGGTGTCTTGCGGATGACATCCATGAACGGGTCCTAACGGTGCGGGTGTCTTCATCGTTTTCCGGGCACGGTTGACGGCAACAGAGACGAAAGTCATCAATCGACGCGGGGTCCAACGACCTCAGGATGGGGACCAAGGACCCTGGTGCGGCCAGGTTCGCTGC comes from the Mycobacterium shinjukuense genome and includes:
- the acsA gene encoding acetate--CoA ligase, giving the protein MDVIRKTPHDHRVQPNLTDYARTRARFRWSDVPALCDGMAGGGCNIAYAALDRHVRQIGPVANRTAFRFVSDTGWDGAMSTRDLSYAELSRLVTRFTGVLRALGIGKGDRVFTVMGRVPELYITVLGALRNGNVVSPLFSAFGPEPIATRVAIGQADVLVTTGAIYRRKIAKIHRRLTSVRHVLVADDGTHGDPPPATLDFWRCMASADETAPVASTTAEDPALLHFTSGTTGTPKGALHVHGAVTMHYVTGLYALDLHPDDIYWCTADPGWVTGTSYGIISPLLHGVTSIVDQAEFDAERWYRILQDQAVSVWYTAPTGIRMLIKAGPELPARFRFPRLRFIASVGEPLNPEAVWWGKRVLGLPIHDNWWQTETGGIMIANTPAFDVKPGSMGRPLPGVDASIVRHNDDGTTSIVDEPDVEGELALKPGWPSMFRGYLHAEDRYRQCFSDGLYLTGDLAKKDADGYFWFVGRKDDVIKSAGHLIGPFEVESALTDHPAVAEAAVIGKPDPTVGAVIKAFVTLKDGYVGDEDLRLELLGHARRRLGAAVAPKEIEFADSLPHTSSGKILRRLLKARELGLPQGDTSTVERPTDRQAQGVSP
- a CDS encoding acyl carrier protein, whose amino-acid sequence is MTTDTRTVVLSVLTTIAPEVDADEIRDDLLLRDQVDLDSMDWLNFLLGIHKRLHVDIPESDYASLRTLDDVVRYVEKHA
- a CDS encoding alpha-ketoacid dehydrogenase subunit beta, with protein sequence MKTTYRTAVHDALRDALAADPRVVLMGEDVGRYGGTYAASKGLLAEFGPDRVRDTPLSELGFVGVGIGMALGGLRPIVEVMTVNFSLLALDQIVNTAAALRHMSGGQFSVPIVVRMATGAGRQLAAQHSHSLEPWYAHIPGIKVVAPATIEDAYGMLAPALADPDPVIIFEHVQLYNTSSDIDALQPTDIGRAAVRRDGADVTVIAYGGSLPKALDAANELALTGIDCEVIDLRVLRPLDADTIAESVRKTHRAVVVDEAWRTGSLAAEISARIMEGAFYDLDAPVARVCSAEVPIPYAKHLEQAALPQPATIVAAVRDLFGER
- a CDS encoding dihydrolipoamide acetyltransferase family protein, with amino-acid sequence MIEFTMPALGSDMDEGTLTEWLVKPGDRISRGQVVAIVETTKAAVEIECWQEGTVNELVVAAGETVQVGTVLATLLEPGERVAATPPTTPHRRRWVSPAARRLARSLNVDIDNVRGTGPQGAVTLGDVEHAAKEAATKPATETTAADRAAAMRRSIAVAMSRSKREIPHYYLADEIPMETSLTWLSARNAQRSITERVLPAVLQLKAVARAARRFGEFNGFWRDGGFQPATAVHIGVAISLRGGGLVAPAIHDVADKKLDELMADLTDLVARARAGSLRSSEMSDPTITVTNLGDQGVDTVFGVIYPPQVALVGFGKPTQRVCVIDGGIRVVTAVRGTLAADHRASDGHRGALFLAAINELLQQPDLLEK
- the pdhA gene encoding pyruvate dehydrogenase (acetyl-transferring) E1 component subunit alpha, yielding MVRVRRMEEKCAELYGAAKIRGFLHLYVGQEAVAAGSLRALTDDDAVVATYREHAHALLRGIPMTSIMAEMFGKREGCSRGRGGSMHLFDASRRFYGGHAIVAGGLPLAVGLALADAMLTRNRVTACYFGDGAVAEGAFHESLNMAALWNLPVLFCCENNLYAMGTALQRAQSQTDLTVKAASYRVPTLAVDGMDVQACHSAARQGADHVRDTGGPFFIEFRTYRFRAHSMFDPELYRDKAEVEQWRQRDPIRLFTERCLRDGALTDDDVRAIEDSAAAEIEAAVAFAEAGTWEDVTDLERDVLTPELAQ
- a CDS encoding pyridoxamine 5'-phosphate oxidase family protein is translated as MSAAGEGVTILPEHECWDLLKSVPIGRLVTSVDNRPEIFPVNFAVQRRTILFRTAEGTKLTSTAINNHVVFEADDHGASEGWSVIVKGVARSLRTDEELAEAGRAQLLPWTAPAKTHYVRVLPEMVTGRRFRFDVPGRGEPG